A single region of the Gorilla gorilla gorilla isolate KB3781 chromosome 1, NHGRI_mGorGor1-v2.1_pri, whole genome shotgun sequence genome encodes:
- the LOC101142070 gene encoding protein FAM163A: MTAGTVVITGGILATVILLCIIAVLCYCRLQYYCCKKSGTEDADEEEEREHDLPTHPRGPTCNACSSQALDSRGSLAPLTSEPCSQPCGVAASHCTTCSPYSSPFYIRTADMVPNGGGGERLSFAPTYYKEGGPPSLKLAAPQSYPVTWPGSGREAFTNPRAISTDV; the protein is encoded by the exons ATGACAGCGGGAACGGTTGTGATCACTGGCGGAATCCTAGCTACGGTGATCCTCCTCTGCATCATTGCCGTCCTGTGCTACTGCAGGCTCCAG TATTACTGCTGCAAGAAGAGCGGAACCGAGGATGCAGACGAGGAGGAGGAGCGGGAGCACGACCTTCCCACGCATCCCAGAGGCCCCACCTGCAATGCCTGCAGCTCCCAAGCCCtggacagcagaggcagcctGGCGCCTCTCACCAGCGAGCCCTGCAGCCAGCCCTGTGGGGTGGCCGCGAGCCACTGCACTACCTGCTCCCCATACAGCTCCCCCTTTTACATACGGACGGCTGACATGGTGCCCAATGGGGGTGGAGGCGAGAGGCTCTCCTTTGCTCCCACATACTACAAAGAGGGGGGACCCCCATCCCTCAAATTGGCAGCACCCCAGAGTTACCCGGTGACCTGGCCAGGCTCTGGGCGTGAGGCCTTCACCAATCCAAGGGCTATTAGTACAGACGTGTAA